The Bryobacteraceae bacterium genome includes a window with the following:
- a CDS encoding oxidoreductase encodes MDPVNRKLRVATAWLGGCSGCHMSLLDMDERLLALAGRIELMASPLTDLKDFPEADVTLVEGAVANEDHLAHIRHIRAHTKLLVSFGDCAVTGNVPAMRNAYGIEEVLNEAYQASSSVVKGVPAGNAVVPKLLGRVRPVHEVVPVDVFLPGCPPDADAIYELLSALLDGRRPEMGGRRFG; translated from the coding sequence GTGGATCCGGTGAACCGAAAACTGCGTGTCGCGACTGCGTGGCTGGGAGGCTGCTCCGGCTGCCACATGTCGCTGCTCGACATGGACGAGCGTTTGCTCGCTCTGGCGGGGCGCATCGAGCTGATGGCCTCCCCGCTCACGGACCTGAAAGACTTTCCGGAAGCGGACGTCACGCTGGTGGAGGGCGCGGTCGCCAACGAAGACCACCTGGCCCACATCCGCCACATCCGCGCGCACACGAAGCTGCTGGTCAGCTTTGGCGACTGCGCAGTCACCGGCAACGTGCCGGCCATGCGCAACGCATACGGCATCGAGGAGGTGCTCAACGAGGCCTACCAGGCCAGCAGCTCCGTCGTAAAAGGCGTGCCCGCGGGCAATGCGGTGGTTCCGAAGCTGCTTGGCCGCGTGCGCCCCGTGCACGAAGTCGTTCCGGTGGATGTGTTCCTTCCCGGTTGCCCGCCGGACGCGGACGCGATTTACGAGCTGCTCTCGGCGTTGCTCGACGGGCGGCGCCCGGAGATGGGAGGGCGGAGGTTCGGATAA
- the hoxU gene encoding hydrogenase HoxU, giving the protein MSVKTLEIDGRAVTGRAGETIFTVAWENGIRIPRLCHVGGLSDVGACRLCLVEVEGWKKLAAACLTPVEEGMVVRTATDRLKEHRRMIVELLLAERNHVCSVCVMNGACELQDLAAELGVDHVRLRYRFPRLGVDTSHERFGMDHNRCILCTRCVRVCDEVEGAHTKDVSGRGAHSAIITDLGEPWGESDTCTSCGKCVQVCPTGALFSKGKSVAEMRKDRGFLKYIVTAREKRQWIR; this is encoded by the coding sequence ATGAGCGTCAAGACCCTGGAAATCGACGGACGGGCCGTCACAGGCCGCGCCGGCGAAACGATCTTCACTGTCGCCTGGGAGAACGGCATCCGCATTCCCCGGCTGTGCCACGTCGGCGGGCTGTCCGATGTCGGCGCCTGTCGGCTCTGCCTGGTCGAGGTGGAAGGCTGGAAGAAGCTGGCCGCCGCCTGCCTCACGCCTGTAGAAGAAGGCATGGTCGTCCGCACGGCCACGGACCGGCTGAAAGAGCACCGGCGCATGATCGTCGAGCTTCTCCTGGCCGAACGCAATCACGTCTGCTCCGTATGCGTGATGAACGGCGCCTGCGAGCTGCAGGACCTGGCCGCCGAACTCGGCGTCGATCACGTCCGGCTCCGCTACCGCTTCCCGCGTCTCGGCGTCGACACCAGCCACGAGCGTTTCGGCATGGACCACAACCGGTGCATCCTCTGCACGCGGTGCGTGCGCGTCTGCGACGAAGTGGAGGGCGCGCACACCAAGGACGTCTCCGGGCGCGGCGCCCACTCGGCGATCATCACCGACCTTGGCGAGCCCTGGGGCGAATCCGACACCTGCACCTCCTGCGGCAAGTGCGTGCAGGTCTGTCCCACCGGAGCGCTGTTCTCCAAAGGCAAATCGGTGGCCGAGATGCGCAAGGACCGCGGGTTTCTGAAGTACATCGTCACGGCGCGGGAGAAACGGCAGTGGATCCGGTGA
- a CDS encoding NADP oxidoreductase — protein MLRRILIDPVTRIEGHAKISIYVDGAGEVESAQFHVVELRGFEKFAQGRPFHEMPGLMARTCGICPVSHVLAGSRAGDALLGVTPPLAAQLQRRLMNYAQHLQSHALSFFYLSSPDLLLGFDSDPARRHVLGLAEAEPELVRRGVRLRQFGQTVIEMLGGRRIHPPFSAPGGMTRALEREDADRIREWIPEARESVRMALERFKRIADEFPEEIAHLGNFPSLFMGMVNRQGDLELYDGLLRFVDGEGNIVADGLDPQRYHTFIGEASEEWTYMKFPYYKPLGYPGGMYRVGPLARLNVCRATGTPEADRELREFRQRGSGAVCATFYYHWARLIEMLHAVERIEEIASDEALLGKQVRARAGQNHNIGIGACEAPRGTLFHHYEVDDDGLVRRANLLIATGQNNLAMNLAVTQAAKRFVHPDRVTEGALNRVEAAIRCFDPCLSCATHAAGRWPLLFEIRRRSGQLLARYGRAG, from the coding sequence ATGCTGCGGCGCATTCTCATCGATCCTGTGACGCGCATCGAGGGGCACGCCAAGATCTCCATCTACGTGGATGGCGCGGGCGAAGTGGAGAGCGCGCAGTTCCATGTCGTCGAACTGCGCGGCTTCGAGAAATTCGCCCAGGGACGCCCGTTCCACGAGATGCCCGGCCTGATGGCGCGCACGTGCGGCATCTGTCCGGTGAGCCATGTGCTGGCGGGCTCGCGGGCCGGGGACGCGCTGCTCGGCGTCACGCCTCCATTGGCGGCGCAGCTGCAGCGGCGGCTGATGAACTACGCCCAGCACCTGCAGTCGCACGCGCTCAGCTTCTTCTACCTCTCCAGCCCCGATCTCCTGCTGGGGTTCGACAGCGACCCGGCCCGCCGCCATGTGCTCGGCCTCGCCGAGGCGGAGCCGGAGCTCGTGCGGCGCGGCGTCCGGCTGCGCCAGTTCGGACAGACCGTCATCGAGATGCTGGGCGGACGCCGCATCCACCCTCCGTTCAGCGCCCCTGGCGGCATGACGCGCGCGCTCGAGCGAGAGGACGCGGACCGCATCCGCGAGTGGATTCCCGAGGCCAGGGAGTCGGTCCGCATGGCTCTGGAGCGCTTCAAGAGAATCGCCGACGAATTCCCCGAAGAGATCGCCCATCTTGGCAACTTCCCCTCGCTGTTCATGGGCATGGTGAACCGCCAGGGAGATCTCGAACTCTACGACGGGCTGCTCCGCTTCGTCGACGGCGAAGGCAACATCGTGGCCGACGGCCTCGATCCGCAGCGCTACCACACCTTCATCGGCGAAGCTTCCGAAGAGTGGACCTACATGAAGTTCCCCTACTACAAGCCGCTCGGCTATCCCGGAGGCATGTACCGCGTGGGGCCGCTGGCGCGGCTCAACGTCTGCCGCGCCACAGGCACGCCCGAGGCGGACCGCGAATTGCGGGAGTTCCGCCAGCGCGGCAGCGGCGCCGTCTGCGCCACGTTCTACTACCACTGGGCGCGTCTGATCGAGATGCTGCACGCCGTGGAGCGCATCGAGGAGATCGCCTCCGACGAGGCCCTTCTCGGCAAACAGGTCCGCGCCCGCGCCGGGCAGAACCACAACATCGGCATTGGCGCCTGCGAGGCCCCGCGCGGCACGCTCTTCCACCACTACGAGGTGGACGACGACGGCCTGGTGCGGCGCGCCAACCTCCTCATCGCCACCGGACAGAACAACCTCGCCATGAACCTTGCGGTGACGCAGGCCGCAAAACGCTTTGTCCATCCGGACCGCGTCACCGAAGGCGCGCTCAACCGCGTGGAGGCGGCCATCCGCTGCTTCGATCCCTGCCTGTCCTGCGCCACGCACGCCGCCGGGCGCTGGCCCCTGCTTTTCGAAATCCGCCGCCGCTCCGGCCAATTGCTGGCGCGTTACGGCCGGGCCGGCTGA